CATAGTAGGATTGGGATGCAGTGGAAAATCTTCAATAGAAAGATAATCTATTGCAGCATAGTGGGGCAGCTATAAAAACCTGCCTGCCCAAGTTTTTCTGGAATGTTAACTGACAGCAGGATTATCTATGTGGCAGTCAATTCTCTGGTAGGTTTCAGATTTGTCATGGGCCAGTGATCCAGCCTCATATCTTGATATGATTAAAGCAGCTAAGCTGAGATGTTAAAAACAGTGCATTGAACCTATACTACCAaaatttcgtttttttttttttttaaatgtggctttTTTCCTCCCATGATAAACATTGAAAATGCCTTTAGATATATTTAGCTAATTTTGAAACTATTAAGACACTCACCCTGTAAACaaaaatttcaagttattttaCAGGTAAAGACAAACATGAACCTAATACCAAGATGAAAGTGCTTTGGAAGCATCATTTAGAGTCTTTTTAAGGTTTATGCTCACTTCCGTATTCTAAGCTGCATTAAGAGATCTGTAATAAATCactgaattaaataattaaatcagcCAGATGAGCCTCCAATGGGTCTTTCAATTAAACTCAAGTCAATTGTTATGTGGCCTTCTCCTCATtttaattattctcattttctgttATAAGGAAAAAAGGCTTATTGCACGGTATCATGTATTTGCGAAGCTCAAAATAACATTTGCATCCTAAGCATCTATTAGTTCTTATAACAGGACCTGTCTTTTCAGCTCATGTCAGATTTTGCATAATTTATAATACATTCCTCCATCAATCGTATCTCATCTATGAACCAACTTCAAGACATTATAGACCGCTCACAATCATTTAACACAGATGTAACAGCTTTCCTCCCCTGTGCTGCCCCCCTCACCCATTTCTTCCAGTCATGACTTGGTTTGCATGGATTCTTTGTTCACTGCTCAAACCATTCACACAGAATGgaataaaactttattctttttaaattccacACATAAACGAGATGCCGAAAAAGCCCTTGCCATCTTTGACAGAAAAGCAGAGCAGCTGTTTCATGAACGACAGCACAATTAAagctaaaataatagaaaaataatttgaaaaaatccCTTTTACTGTACACTctcaaagcaagaaagagaaacaacagttttgtgtgtttttttttctgctagccagaaaatgtgtttttattcatttgggCTTTGAAGTTCAGTGTACcccacgtgtgtgtatgtgtggctaTGTGCGTGGAATCTATGCAGTGTAGAAGCCCCTAATCTTTTCATCTAGTTTGCCTAATCATTAAGCTACTTAACCAATTATAACACTATTATGTCACATTGAACCACTTTACATAATTGCTTCCTTGAAATACTAGGAACATTGACACATGTATTTGGCTTGTAAAGGCTTGTATTACAGAtaatattatccttttttttttttttttttaaagaatatggcTCTTAATAAATTGATTTTGAGTTCCAGAGCAAAAGTCCCTTCTAAAACATTTCTGAAGCTGACTTGAAGCAGGGTGAATATCTTCTGATTTGGCCAAAGATATGACAAGTGTTTCATATCACTTAAAATTTGAGGGATAAGTGTATAGGGGGCCCTTTGTTGTCAACTGTTTTCAGCCAAACTTGCCTTGAAGTTTGTTGTAGTATTGCCACTCAGCCAGCAGAGGGCACTTTACACACCTCTACATTGCTTGGGGAGCAAATGCAGATGATGCAGAAACACAGTGTTCCCCCAATATCAGGAACAGCCCTGTGATTTCCTTTTGGAATTCACATCGAAAATATACGCTGTACTATGTTTCATTTGGAAAGTTATGAGTGTGTGTGAAGTCAAACAGGGAGGGGCATACACACCGTCTGTCTCTCGAACTGATCTTCGAATCACCTCTTTTCCCACTGCCTTTCTCCCTTTTCTAGCTCACTGTGGTCCTGGGCCGGGCCTTTTTACGAATACTACACAACCTGTTTTCACATTGTTTGGTCAAGTGTTTATCTTTTCGATTCTGTATTTACTCTTCTGTTCAAAAGCCCGGGGCAACTGAACAAAAGGATAATGCTTCATATCTCATTTAAGAGTGAAAATTACAGTTCAACTCTCAGAAATGCTCTGGGATGGAGCTGCCCCCATGGGACCTGGGCTGCACTGTTTCCATCCTCCCAGGAAGAACCTTGGGGAAGTATTTGCTCCCTTTGGTTTTGGCAAACTCACTAGCCCGAGGCTATGCAGTGAAGATGAAGTTAGTTGAAATATAGTTGTTTACATCTGTTTTCATAAGGATGATTAAGACATCTTTTCTCATGGGAGTTACAGCAGCTGACATTTCTTAAAAAGGCTTTAGTTTCTACAAAAGCATTATTGTTCTAGACATACACCCTgtgtctctttcctttttatcttttctattggCTCCAGTTTAGTGTCCATAAAGTTAGaaaggattgtgtgtgtgtgtgctcgcaCAGTTTCTAGAGTAAAAATCTTTCATCTTAGAGAAATGTGACActtagtaaatacatttttttcctatgtgtTAATAGCCTTTGTTTGCCTTTGATTAGTCTCCTCTGCCTCTGGCTTGCTTTTGTTCTCCCTTGTCCTAGAGTTGACAGATAAAGAGGGAATGGGGTCTTCCAGCAGCAGTGCTTGGAGATGGAGGTGCACTCAGTGAGTCCTCACCCTAAAAGGATCATAAACTTACTGGGTTAAATCAACCTAATTATCCCTAAGCTGCCTTGGGTTTTGTGTTtgctcatgttttgttttgttttagctgcACCATGTGTGATTCCTTGTGCCATTTtcttttgtctattatttttcttgatgaCCCTGAGCTATGGCTTCCTCCTCAGTTCCAACACTATTCAGCTTTCgttgttttcctcattttgccGATGTAGGCCTCAAAGAAGAAATGGCAGAAGAGCACAAGGTAGCTGAGGTACATGAGTGAGGACCAGAAGATGTTCTGAAAGTGAGAGTAACACTGGTCATGCTGCATCCAGTAGAAGACCAGGTAGTTAACCACACAGCCCATCAGCATCTGAGTGATCTGGGACAAGGTGATGAACATGGCAAACTTCCGGGAGACTCGGAAACCTGCCGCCCGCAAGGCATAGTAAGAGTACATCACGGCGTGCACACCATAGTTCATAGTCATGAACCAACCTCCCCCGGCAACCATGTCTTTGTAGGAGTACCAAGAGTACAGGAGCACAGTGATGTGGTGATACCAGTGCAGGAAGATCAGCTTCTGCTTCCTCAGAATAATGAATATTGTATCTCCTGAAAGACAAAGGGGAAGAAGGTACGTGAGATCTTTGACCACCAATAATGATGACTTACAGTTTTGTAAGAGGGTAGACATCCTGACCTAGGACTGGAGGGTTACATGGACGGGATTAGAACCCAGGACTGgtacttactagctctgtgaccctggacaagttactTGTCCTCACTATTTCTAGTTTCCTCCTCTATACAAATGGTGATAATTTAAAAGAGTAGCATGGAATTGCCTGAGGATTAAGTAGGATAATGAGCATGGCCCTCTTCACACACAGTAGGCAAGCAGCAAATGTTTCTTTCAAGGTATTTCACACAAAATCTTATCCATCATTGATCTGGAAGGGTCATTAACAACTATGTTGCCAACTCCCAACTCAACTATACATCTTAGGAAGTATCACCTGGAGGGGACTGGTGACTTGTCTTAGATCATTTATCAATCAAAAGAAACAGACTGGAACTCAGGTGCCCAGCAAAATGTTCTAAGGCCTCTCTAAAGTAGTAAAACCATAATTTTTCTTTGGTACATGACAAAAGGTACCCCTCAAACATGTATCTTTGTGAGCTCCCTGTAAATTACGAAGCCTTGCCAAATGGCAGTGAGAAAAGTAAAATctaaacaaaagacagaaaaggggGGACAAAAGTCCTCTTCTATACACATTCGCTGACAAGGGTAATAGGAATATTTTATACCAGTGAATCAAGTGACGAGAAATTGAAAATaacagttttcattttatagaattaACTGAAAAGCTTTCCAGGATCTATCAAAATTTTGTCTAACAATATCCCTTTGAAGGAAAAGACCATAGCTTCTGAGGCAGGGAATTTATATTATGAAAGCTAGAATTATGCTGAGGTGGGTAGATGCTATGTATCTGCAATGCTTCACTGAAAAGTCTCAGGGCTCTGAAAATAGACTGTAGAACATTGATGTAAAATTGGATGAAGAGCAAGCCCAGTGAAAAATACACCCAATTACATTATCGAGTAAGAGAATAAGGGAAGATACACTAGGATGTGGGTCAGAAACAGGCTAATGCAGGTGAATGCGTCTTTCTCCTTCCTATCTCTGTGGTTATGAGACATGGGAAAAATTGACATCCTTCATGACGTTTGGTGAACTCGAACCTGGCTTCTTTTTGTGTAAAAACAAGAGTTAGaagattcttttaattttttatttgtttttgagatagggtctcgccctgtcacctacatgccatcacagctcactgaagacttgatcttctgggctcaaatgatcctcccactgcagcttcaggagtagctaggactgcaggcacgtgccaccaagcccagctgattaaaaaaaacttttttagtagagatgaggtcttgaactcctgagctcaagctatctgctggcctcggcctcctaaagtgctgggactataggtgtgagccaccgtgcctggccctggatcttcttcttcttctgataTTTAATTAAGTGCAAAAAAAGCTAGTACTTATTCCTGCCTTATCCCTCATGTACTTCACAGATGGCCTAAAACGCTTGCACCAGGCAAGGTCAAAGCATGCTGGGCTATGGGGAAAGACTTCTAAGGTTTTAATGACAGTGGCTGGAAGGATACAGATGGTGCCCCGTTCCATTCATTAGGAGAGCTATTAGTTTATTTTCCTACTAAACTGTTAAAcagtattatttcttatttgtttacaatagaaaaagaaagctggctgggtgctgtggctcacgcctgtcatcccagcactttgggaggccgaggccgggggtgggggggatgatcacttgaggtcaggagttcgagaccagcctggccaacatggtgaaaccccatctctactaaaaatataaaaattaggttggcatggtggctcacacctgtaataccagcactttgggagcccgaggtgggcagatcacgacgtcaggagattgagaccgtcctggctaacatggtgaaaccctgtatctactgtaaagcaaaaaaaaaaaagaaaaaagaaaaaaaaaagtagccaagtgtggtggcgggcacctgttagtcccagctactctggaggctgaggcaggagaatgccatgaacccgggaggcggagcttgcagtgagccgagattgcgccactgcactccagcctgggcgacagagtaagacgtgagactccatctcaaaaaataaataaataaataaataaataaataaataaataaataaataataaaataaaataaaataaaataaaataaaataaaataaaataaaaaattagctgagcatagtggcagccacctgtaatcccagctactcaggagtctgaggcaggagaatcacttgaacccgggaggcagaggttgcagtgagccgagatcgcaccattgcattccagcctgggcaacagagcaagaattccgtctcaaaaaataaataaataggaaagttGTCAGTTGTCATATTTCCGAACTTACTATCAATTTTTTGTTGAAGTCATCTTCTCTCTTGCAAGATGCCTGATTTTTATGGTGTCTATAAATGTCAGGCAGGCTAACAATGATGGATGCTGATGGTAACACTCATACTTAAGGGATAAAACTGGTGTCAGGAGACCCGGCGTCTACTTCTCAGTGTTAAACTATGCTATTTTTGTGTGCCTGTCAGAGATCCACCGTTGCTGTATAACTACTACTCTGTGCCTCCAATCCCTCTGTCGACAATAACGTAGACACAATCAATTCCAGCTACCTTTGTTCATAGTGTAAAGAAGGTAGATGTCTAAGAAACcgtatatttaaaacaaattgagTCATTTATAATTGAATAGATGCTTTTATGAGTCTGTTAGCATTAACTAAAATATAAATCGCCATACAATTCCAAACATATTATAATAAATTTGTCATAAAGTGATATGCATTTCATCCTAATTCTTTAGTTTAACTCTATCAtcacttttatattaaaattttattgtctAAAGAATGATTAAGAAAAACCATATTAGAACGGGCCAGTGTGGGATGGAAAGTGGAAGGTACAATTCTGGAGTTAAGAATGGCTTTGTGTTTCTCCTGTCTCGAGGTGAGGGTGTATCTCAGGTTTATCTGAGACACACTGGGTGTTTCTAGTTACTTTAGGGAGTGGAGTGGAGGGTAGGAGGGGAGAAAACATGTCCCAAAATTTCAATGACAAAATTAACTTAAATTTGCTTAGGAGTTTTTTCCAGAACACATATGCAGGATGGTGGGTGCAGGAATGAAACTGAGCGTCTCGCAGCAATGGCTCTGGAGCTGATCAGTAGTACCATTCAATGCTCTATCAGGGTTACTATCCCCAAGACTGCTGACCCAAACAGTAGTAGTTTCCCTCAAGCAGGGGGAAACTGGTGGGGCTCCAGAAGAGCTAACCAAGTCCACGCACGGTTTTAGATATGGCAGCTGAGATGCATCAGTCATGCCACTCTGGCAGgtacaaattatttttcctctgggGAAACCACATAATGTCACATTTAATTTGTCATGCGCCAGAGTCATGCCAAGTGAAGGTAATTTCAGGCTTTCCAGAAGCTATAGAGTGACCCAGAAATGTTAACTATCAGAGGAACTGTGCATTTGAGTTGGTCAATCAATCTTTCTTGTTCAAATGTCCTGTTGGCATAACGGGAAGGATGCTGGCCAAGTACTAGCAATGGGACTTTAGACTCTTCGACGTTTCAGTCATGTCATTTTAGCTACCTCCTGGCTCATGTTTTCTTTATCGTGATTTCTCTAACCTTTGGTCCAACTATTATCATGGAAGAGTCAGCtttcaggcagggcatggtgTTCCTTATACCCAAGTGTCCCTTCTTAACTACACCTTTGCAGCTGTAGGAAAAGCAACAAGCATTTGGAAATCCCCAGGGTG
This portion of the Rhinopithecus roxellana isolate Shanxi Qingling chromosome 2, ASM756505v1, whole genome shotgun sequence genome encodes:
- the ELOVL6 gene encoding elongation of very long chain fatty acids protein 6, whose translation is MNMSVLTLQEYEFEKQFNENEAIQWMQENWKKSFLFSALYAAFIFGGRHLMNKRAKFELRKPLVLWSLTLAVFSIFGALRTGACMVYILMTKGLKHSVCDQSFYIGPVSKFWAYAFVLSKAPELGDTIFIILRKQKLIFLHWYHHITVLLYSWYSYKDMVAGGGWFMTMNYGVHAVMYSYYALRAAGFRVSRKFAMFITLSQITQMLMGCVVNYLVFYWMQHDQCYSHFQNIFWSSLMYLSYLVLFCHFFFEAYIGKMRKTTKAE